A window of Thermosynechococcus sp. NK55a contains these coding sequences:
- the argH gene encoding argininosuccinate lyase gives MTAQPQPWSQRFEQALHPAIARFNASIGFDIRLIEYDLTGSQAHARMLAKTGIISPEEAETLLQGLEQIRQEYRAGQFTPGIEAEDVHFAVERRLTELVGEVGKKLHTARSRNDQVGTDIRLYLRSEIDHILQQLRQWQRTLLDLAESHVETLIPGYTHLQRAQPLSLAHHLLAYVEMAQRDIERLRQIRERVNVSPLGAGALAGTTFPIDRHYTAELLGFREPYRNSLDAVSDRDFAIEFLCAASLIMVHLSRLAEEIILWASEEFAFVRLTDSCATGSSIMPQKKNPDVPELVRGKSGRVFGHLQALLVMMKGLPLAYNKDLQEDKEALFDAVDTVRACLGAMTILMAEGLVFQTQRLAAAVESDFANATDVADYLASKGVPFREAYNLVGQVVKTCVAQKKLLKDLTLEEWQALHPAFGADIYQRIAPRQVVAARNSYGGTGFDQVRQALAAARDRLNDF, from the coding sequence GTGACTGCCCAACCCCAGCCCTGGAGCCAACGCTTTGAACAAGCCCTCCATCCAGCGATCGCTCGCTTTAATGCCAGTATTGGTTTTGACATTCGCCTCATTGAATACGATCTGACCGGCTCCCAAGCCCATGCGCGCATGCTGGCAAAAACGGGGATTATTTCCCCTGAGGAAGCAGAAACGCTGCTCCAAGGCCTAGAGCAAATTCGCCAAGAATACCGAGCCGGCCAGTTTACCCCCGGCATTGAAGCCGAGGATGTTCACTTTGCCGTCGAACGCCGCCTCACAGAATTGGTTGGGGAGGTGGGTAAGAAACTGCACACGGCGCGCTCGCGCAACGATCAGGTGGGCACCGATATTCGCCTCTATTTGCGCTCAGAAATTGACCACATTCTTCAACAACTGCGGCAGTGGCAGCGCACCCTGCTAGATTTAGCAGAATCCCATGTGGAAACCCTCATCCCTGGTTACACCCACCTGCAACGGGCACAACCGCTGAGCTTGGCTCACCATCTGCTGGCCTATGTGGAAATGGCGCAGCGGGACATTGAGCGACTGCGGCAAATTCGGGAGCGGGTAAATGTCTCTCCCTTGGGGGCTGGGGCACTGGCGGGCACAACGTTCCCCATCGATCGCCACTACACAGCGGAATTATTGGGCTTTCGGGAACCCTATCGCAATAGCCTCGATGCCGTCAGCGATCGCGATTTTGCCATTGAATTTCTCTGTGCCGCTAGCCTGATCATGGTGCACCTATCGCGGCTCGCGGAGGAGATTATTCTCTGGGCCTCTGAGGAGTTTGCCTTTGTGCGGCTCACCGATAGCTGTGCCACCGGTTCTAGTATCATGCCCCAAAAGAAAAATCCCGATGTACCAGAATTGGTGCGGGGGAAAAGCGGCCGCGTCTTTGGCCATTTGCAAGCCCTCTTGGTGATGATGAAGGGACTACCCTTGGCCTACAACAAGGATTTGCAAGAAGATAAAGAAGCCCTTTTCGATGCCGTTGATACGGTGCGTGCCTGCCTAGGGGCGATGACAATCCTGATGGCCGAGGGGCTGGTGTTCCAAACCCAACGCTTGGCGGCGGCGGTGGAGAGTGATTTTGCCAATGCCACGGATGTGGCCGACTACTTGGCCAGCAAAGGGGTGCCCTTCCGCGAGGCCTATAACTTGGTGGGGCAAGTGGTGAAAACCTGTGTTGCTCAGAAGAAGCTCCTCAAAGACCTCACCCTTGAGGAATGGCAAGCCCTGCACCCCGCCTTTGGGGCGGATATTTACCAACGGATCGCCCCCCGCCAAGTGGTGGCTGCCCGCAATAGCTATGGCGGGACGGGGTTTGATCAGGTGCGCCAAGCCCTCGCGGCGGCCCGCGATCGCCTTAATGATTTTTAA
- a CDS encoding heme oxygenase (biliverdin-producing), with amino-acid sequence MTTSLATKLREGTKKAHTMAENVGFVRCFLKGTVEKSSYRKLVASLYHVYSAMEQEMERLKDHPIVGKIYFPELNRKSSLERDLTYYFGSNWREEITPSPATQAYVARIHEVANTAPELLVAHSYTRYLGDLSGGQILKGIAERAMNLQDGEGTAFYRFESISDEKAFKQLYRQRLDELPVDEATADQIVDEANAAFGMNMKLFQELEGNLIKAIGQLLFNTLTRRKQRGSTELATAE; translated from the coding sequence ATGACGACGTCTCTAGCGACGAAATTGCGCGAAGGCACCAAAAAAGCCCATACCATGGCCGAGAACGTTGGCTTTGTGCGCTGCTTCCTCAAAGGCACCGTAGAAAAAAGCTCCTACCGCAAGCTCGTTGCCAGCCTCTATCACGTTTACAGCGCCATGGAACAGGAGATGGAGCGGCTCAAAGATCATCCCATTGTTGGCAAAATTTACTTTCCGGAGCTGAACCGCAAAAGTAGCCTTGAGCGAGATCTCACCTATTACTTTGGCTCCAATTGGCGCGAGGAAATTACCCCCTCGCCAGCCACGCAGGCCTATGTTGCCCGCATCCATGAAGTGGCCAATACTGCTCCGGAACTTTTGGTGGCCCACTCCTACACCCGCTACCTAGGGGATCTTTCGGGCGGCCAAATCCTCAAAGGGATTGCTGAGCGGGCGATGAATTTGCAAGATGGCGAAGGTACAGCGTTTTATCGGTTCGAGTCCATTAGTGACGAAAAGGCCTTTAAGCAACTCTATCGCCAACGCCTCGATGAACTGCCGGTGGATGAGGCCACTGCAGACCAGATTGTGGATGAGGCCAATGCCGCCTTTGGCATGAACATGAAGCTCTTCCAGGAACTGGAGGGCAACCTGATCAAGGCCATTGGGCAGTTGCTCTTTAATACGCTGACTCGTCGCAAACAGCGCGGCAGCACTGAACTGGCCACCGCCGAGTAA
- a CDS encoding TldD/PmbA family protein — MTLDFSAAQHLSHQLFAALKPTEVLFVKIASESSQFIRFNRARVRQIGTVEDTVVTLRLQVQQRTASTSFPYTGTADLAAALEYLAQLRSETVQLPVDPYLVPPTDTGSIQDTYLGRLPDPDSVVETLLKPVQDLDFVGIYSGGTIARGSFNSAGQEHWFATETFCLDYSLFTDTGKAVKNSYASTHWDTATYEAQIASDRQQLAQLAQPPRQLPPGRYRTYFAPAAVAELVGMLSWGAVSEAAYRQGGSALAKLREGVTLSPLFNLQEDFTSGTVPRFNSDGDIAPPYLSLIERGQLQTLLISRRTAQEYNLVANGANRQESLRSPLVLAGTLPAVDALAALDTGLYVGNLHYLNWSDRPNGRITGMTRYACFWVEQGKIVAPISDLRFDDSLYDFWGNNLEALTDTPLWIANTDTYERRSLGGITVPGMLVKAFQFTL, encoded by the coding sequence ATGACACTTGACTTTTCTGCTGCTCAGCACCTTAGCCATCAGTTGTTTGCTGCCCTGAAACCAACAGAGGTGCTTTTCGTTAAAATTGCAAGTGAATCCAGCCAGTTTATTCGCTTCAATCGGGCGCGGGTTCGTCAAATTGGCACCGTAGAAGATACGGTGGTGACACTGCGGTTGCAAGTCCAGCAACGGACGGCGAGCACTTCCTTTCCCTATACGGGGACGGCAGATCTGGCGGCTGCCCTAGAGTATTTGGCGCAATTGCGCTCAGAAACGGTTCAGCTCCCTGTGGATCCCTACCTAGTGCCACCAACGGATACGGGCTCTATTCAAGACACCTACCTTGGCCGCTTGCCTGATCCTGACTCGGTTGTAGAAACCCTCCTCAAACCCGTGCAAGACCTTGATTTTGTCGGCATTTATAGTGGCGGCACCATCGCTCGCGGTAGCTTTAACTCCGCAGGCCAGGAGCACTGGTTTGCCACGGAAACCTTTTGCTTGGATTATTCCCTCTTTACAGACACGGGCAAGGCAGTCAAAAATAGCTATGCCAGTACCCATTGGGACACTGCCACCTACGAAGCCCAAATTGCCAGCGATCGCCAGCAGTTAGCCCAGTTGGCACAGCCGCCGCGCCAGCTGCCGCCAGGACGCTATCGCACCTACTTTGCCCCCGCTGCTGTCGCTGAACTCGTGGGGATGCTCTCCTGGGGAGCCGTCAGTGAGGCCGCCTATCGTCAAGGGGGCAGTGCCCTCGCCAAGTTACGGGAAGGGGTTACTCTATCCCCCCTTTTCAATTTGCAGGAGGACTTTACCAGCGGCACAGTGCCCCGCTTCAATAGCGATGGCGATATCGCTCCGCCCTACCTGTCTTTAATTGAGCGCGGCCAATTGCAAACGCTGCTTATTAGTCGGCGCACGGCTCAGGAATACAACCTGGTGGCCAATGGTGCCAACCGCCAAGAAAGCCTGCGATCGCCCCTAGTGCTGGCCGGTACCCTGCCAGCGGTGGATGCGCTTGCTGCCCTCGATACAGGGCTGTACGTCGGCAATTTGCACTACCTGAACTGGAGCGATCGCCCCAATGGACGAATAACAGGCATGACCCGCTACGCCTGTTTTTGGGTAGAGCAGGGCAAAATCGTTGCCCCGATTAGCGATCTGCGGTTTGATGACAGTCTGTATGACTTTTGGGGCAATAACCTAGAAGCCTTGACGGACACCCCCCTTTGGATCGCCAACACCGATACCTACGAACGCCGCTCCCTTGGGGGCATTACGGTGCCGGGGATGCTCGTCAAAGCCTTTCAGTTTACGCTCTAG
- a CDS encoding SDR family oxidoreductase — MYLVTGATGQLGLRVVRRCIALGLPVRAFVRLTSQYDLLKEWGAEIFIGDLQQPRDIQAAMGGVEAVICCHGSQLLSRAIQAIDYRATLDVIQVAQEQGVRYLALISPLAVTGDRQQSPFLKAKYEVEQVLISSGLNYGIFRCPTLMSSLLPLAARFQQTGVYIVLGEPQHRLQLLSPDDLARCILIASQARQPAIFSMAHPEVLTRQEIADRLGRFFNKRPFVMTLPLSVIDGARQLLGVMSRDLEASLGTLRTLLAYESLCPASEIERAQTYFQLSFESLETFLDRYF; from the coding sequence ATGTACTTGGTTACGGGTGCCACAGGACAACTAGGTTTGCGGGTGGTGCGCCGCTGTATCGCGTTGGGGCTACCTGTACGGGCGTTTGTGCGCCTAACGAGCCAATACGATCTTCTCAAGGAATGGGGTGCTGAGATTTTCATTGGTGATCTGCAACAGCCTCGCGATATTCAGGCTGCCATGGGGGGAGTGGAGGCGGTCATTTGCTGCCATGGTAGTCAGTTACTCAGCCGTGCCATTCAAGCGATTGATTACCGTGCCACCTTGGATGTGATTCAGGTGGCTCAGGAACAGGGGGTGCGCTATCTAGCGCTGATTTCTCCTCTGGCGGTGACGGGCGATCGCCAGCAGTCCCCCTTTCTCAAGGCCAAGTACGAAGTCGAGCAGGTGCTCATCAGCAGTGGTCTCAACTACGGCATTTTTCGCTGTCCCACCCTGATGTCGAGTTTGCTTCCCCTTGCGGCGCGCTTTCAGCAGACGGGGGTTTACATTGTCCTTGGGGAGCCGCAGCATCGGCTGCAACTGCTCAGTCCCGACGATTTAGCCCGCTGTATTCTCATTGCCAGCCAAGCCCGTCAGCCAGCGATTTTTAGCATGGCGCATCCAGAGGTTTTAACCCGCCAAGAGATTGCTGATCGCCTTGGTCGCTTTTTCAATAAACGCCCCTTTGTCATGACACTGCCCCTGAGTGTCATTGATGGTGCTCGCCAGTTGCTTGGCGTCATGAGTCGTGATTTGGAAGCCAGTCTTGGGACGCTGCGGACGCTGTTGGCCTATGAAAGTCTTTGCCCTGCCAGTGAAATTGAGCGTGCCCAAACCTATTTTCAACTCTCCTTTGAGTCCCTAGAGACATTCTTGGATCGCTACTTTTAG